The genomic segment ACCGATCGCCGTTTCCATAAAACTGCGAGCTTTGATCATTGTGTTAGTTTGCCCGTCAGAGAGAATGAGCATAATCGATGCAATGACAGCAAGGAACAGGCGCAATCCTAATGGAGGGGCTTTGCTAAAAATAGGTTTCATTTAATACAATATATCGAAATCGCCAAATAAATGAAAAGTGCGGTCGATTTTAACCGCACTTTAATTGTGGTCTTCCTAACAGGTTAAATAGACCTAATAATTAGTCATCACTGAAAATGTCTGAACCATATTGGTCAATCATTTCAAGTGTTTCACCGCCACCACGTGCGACACAAGTTAATGGATCTTCGGCAATAACCACTGGCACACCGGATTCTTTCGCGAGTAAAATATCGATGTTACGCAATAAAGCGCCACCACCCGTTAATACCATACCATGTTCATAAATATCCGCCGCATGTTCAGGTTTACATTCTTCCAGTGCTGTACGCATTGCAGTAATGATTCCTTCTAACGGTTGTTGGATGGCTTCTAAAATATCACGTGAAGTTAATTTAAATGCACGTGGCACGCCTTCCGCTAAGTTCGAACCATAGACTTCCATTTCACGAATTTCTTCGTCGTCTTGGATATAAGCGGTACCAATTTCTTGTTTGATATGCTCTGCAGTTGCTTCACCAATTAATGACCCAAAAGTGCGACGTACGTAAGCAATAATTGCTTCATCAAATTTGTCACCACCGATGCGAACAGAAGACGAATAAGCTACGCCATTTAACGCGATAACCGCGATTTCTGTTGTACCGCCACCAATATCAATAACCATCGACCCCGTCGGTGTAGAAACAGGCAATTTTGCACCAATTGCGGCTGCCATCGGTTCAACGATTAAATGCACTTCACGTGCGCCTGCACCAAAGGCAGATTCTTTAATTGCGCGACGTTCAACTTGAGTTGCTCCAGCTGGCACGCAGATTACAACACGCGGGCTTGGGCGTAAAAAATTACCACTATGAACTTGTTTGATAAAATGTTGTAACATTTTTTCTGTGACAGAGAAATCAGCAATCACACCATCTTTCATTGGACGGATTGCCGTGATGTTTTTTGATGTACGACCTAACATCATTTTGGCGTCTTTACCCACTGCCGCAATAGTTTTATTGCCGTTACGACCTTGACGGATAGCAACCACAGAAGGTTCATCAAGCACAATACCTTGACCTTTCACATAAATCAGGGTATTCGCTGTTCCCAAGTCAATAGAAAGATCGTTAGAAAATAATCCACGAATTTTTTTAAATAACATAAGTATTCCGTTTTAAAATTTAGCCTAGATTGAGGCACACAAAAAATCGTGCATAATGTATCAAAAAATGCGCTTACTTGACAGCGATTTTTTGAACGGTCGAACTAAAAATATAAAATAAATGACCGCACTTTAGCTGAAGTGCGGTCAAAAATGAGCGTGTTTTATGCCGAATGTTTAGGTTGCTCAAACACTGTAACGCGAGGGGCCTCACCTTGGAATTTTTCTACTTGAACAATACAAGTATTCGGTGAATTACCTTGTGCGAGTTTTGATGTGCCTTCATCGCGAGTTAATACATTCGGACAACCATTTTTACACAATGGTTTTTCAGAAACACCGAGATCTAATGGATCGTACCAGGCTCCTTCATGTAAGGCGATGGTGCCTTTGATGATGCCATCGGTAACAACTGCACCCGCTAATACTTGGCCACGTGGGCTTTCAATACGCACAATGTCGCCATTAACAATACCGCGAGTTTTCGCATCTTCAGTATGAATTAACACGGGTTCACGATCATTGACGGCATATTTTTGACGTAATGATGTATGTGCTAATTGACTATGAAGGCGGTAATATGGGTGTGGTGTCACTAAGGCAAGTGGATATTCTTCCGTCACGTTACCCGCAAATTCTTCAGGTTCCATCCAACTTGGATAACCTTTACAGTCATCATAATTCATTTTGGCTACAACATCTGAATAAATTTCGATTTTACCCGATGGTGTGCCTAGTGGATTAAGCAATGGATCATTGCGGAATTGTTCATAACGCACCCATTGTTTGGCAGGTTCTGTCGCTTCAAAAGTCAGTGGTTTATTTTCTTCCCAGAATTGTTCAAATTTAGGCATCACGACACGATTGTTACGAGCTGCTGTAAATGCAACTTGATAAAACTCTTTAAGCCATTGCATTTCGGTTTTGCCTTCTGTGAATTGTTCTTCTACACCGGCACGTTTGGCAAGTTCTGCAAAAATATCGTAATCGCTACGAGCTTCAAATTGCGGAGGCACGACTTGTTTCATCGGGTAGATATTCATCATTGAATAGTCGCCTGACATGGTTAAGTCGTTACGTTCGTAGCTCGTCGTGGCTGGAAGTACAACGTCTGCCATCCGTGCAGTGGCAGTCCAGTTCACATCATTCACAATAATAGTGTCGGGTTTTTGCCATGCTTTAACCATTTGGTTTGTGTCTTGGTGATGGCTATATGGGTTTCCGCCAGCCCAGTAAATCACTTTAATTTCAGGATAAGTAATTTCTGTGCCATTGTATTTGATTGTTTTTCCAGGGTGGAGTAAGGCATCTGTTAAACGTGCAACAGGGAATGAGAATTTTGATGTTTCATCAAGCCATGTTTTTTCACCTGCACTAACAGAAGGGGTTGCTGTAATTGAACCCAGTACACCACCTTTGACTGTTGGAACGCCACCATTTGAATAATGATAACTTAGACCAAAACCACCGCCAGGTAAGCCAATTTGCCCTAACATTGAAGCCAGTGTGACTAACATCCAATGAGTCTGTTCACCATGGCGTTGGCGTTGCATACCCCACCCGCCCATTAGCATTGTGCGTTTACTAGAAAAATCGTTTGCTAATGTTTGAATGATTTCAACTGGCACACCACAGATTTTACTTGCCCATTCCGCCGTTTTAGGTTGACCATCAGTTTTACCGAGCAAATAGTCTTCAAATTTTGCATAACCGGACGTATATTTTTTCAAGAATGCTTTGTCGTGTTTGTTTTGACGAACTAACTCGTGGGCAATACCCAGCATTAACGGCACATCAGTTGCCGTATTGATAGGTACCCATTCAGCTCCTAAGAATTCGCATGTTTCACTACGAACGGGGTCAATACAAATAATGCGTTTACCTGTGTCTTTGAATTTTTTGAAATACTCAATCCCTTTTTGGTCTGTAGATGTCCAAGCAATACGCATAGTTGTAATTGGATTGGCACCCCATAACACGATGGTATCGGTATTTTCAAGAATCACTTCCCAACTTGTTTGCTGCTCATATACTTCAATCGTACCTAATACATGTGGCATGATGACTTGCGCAGCACCTGTTGAATAGTCGCCTTTTGTGCCAACAAAACCACCAGTAACGTTTAAATATCGGTGCAATAAGGTCCGTGCTGCATGCAAAGCACCTGAACTATACCAGCCATAAGAACCCGCGAAAATGCCACTCGGACCATGCTTTTCACGTACTCGTTTCATTTCATTGGCAACCAAATCAAGTGCTTGATCCCAAGATACACGAACCCATTCATCACGTCCGCGTAAAGTGCGGTCAGAATTTCCTTCTAAATAACCTTTGCGTACCATTGGGTATTTGATACGAGCTTCACTGTAGAGTTGGTCTGCCACGACACTTTGCAATTCATTGACAACAGAAGGTTCAATAGCTGGGCCTGATTTCACCACTTTACCATTTTCAACGACAACACCAAGCGGTCCCCAGTGTGCTGCCGTTACAACAGTCTTAGAATCGACCGCACTTTCAGCTTTGGCAAATGTGGATGTTAGTGAGCCACCAGTTAATGTCACACCTGCTACACCTAGCGATGAATTTTTTAGAAATTCACGGCGTTTTGCATTAATTTTTTCACTCATAGCTCGCTCCTTATTTCATATCTTTGGCGTTACGTTGAAGATAAATTGTCAACGCACGAACCTGATCATCTGTCATTGATGTGCGATCTTTCATGGAATTCACAACACCAATCCATTGATTTGCAGTGTAATGATCCGCATTAATTGGTGCGTGACAGCCACTACAGTGGGTTTGATTTAGATTTTGTCCGAATACATTTAATGCGTTTAAATCTGCGCTAATATCCGCTTTGGCTAGGTTGACATCAAAAGCGATTTGTTTCCAGTCAGAATCCGTCACTTCATCATGCACCGTTTTAACCGTAGTTACATTGGCTTTTGCGTCTTCATCTAATACAGCAACCGTAATACGTTTGCCAAGATCCATATAAACTAAACTTTCAGCACCAACTTGTTGCCAACCTTGAATTGTTGCACTAATTTTCTCGTTGTTTTCTTTCCAATTATTGAGTTCAGCAAATGGCATTAATCGTGCTTCACCACCTTTAATAACTTGTGCGGTACTAATTGCTAATGTATAAAGCGTTTTATCGATGGTTGCAAATTGACCACTATATTTCGCTAACTCGTTTGCACCGGCTGCATTGTCCGTGGTTTCAGGTAAAAAATGGACAAGCCCTTTATGACAATCAATACAAGTTTGTCCATTCGCTTTGGCATTTGTATGGGATTGTTGAGCTAACGCTGTTTGTGCGGAAAGCTCCATTGCATCAAGACTATGACAAGAACGACAGGTCATTGAATCATTTTCTTTCATTTCATCCCACACACGCTGTGCCATTTCGGCGCGATGCGCTTCATAAGCGGCTTTATCGGGCAATTTGTTTGTCATGGTGTACCATATGTCTTTAAGTGCGGTCACTTTTGCTTTCAAATAGTGCGTACCATCTTGTGGAACATGACAATCGGCACATTCTGCACGAACACCTTTTGCGTTAGAAAAATGGCTGGAACCTTCCCATTCTGCGCGCGGATGCTCCATGGAATGACAACTGACACAGAATTCAGGGCTGTTAGTCGCTTTAAGAACTTGTTGTCCGCCCCATAGTGCAACCGCACCTAAGACGACAAGCACTAAGCTACCAACGATAGGTAGTTTTTGTTTTGACATAATTTTCTCCCACAAGCCAATGGCGTGTAAAAATACAATAAAAAGTGTTAACTCATTATAGTTAAAACTTAAACGTGATGACATAAAAATAAGTAGAATGAAACAAGTAGGTTCATATATTGTGATCACGATCATAATTTCTGTAGTGGCAGCGTAAAGTTCCTTTCTCTCACTGCACTTTATTTCCACAAATTACTTTGCGGAACTTTGTTAAGAGAGTATAATCACCGCGTTTTTTTGATTTAATTTTTAATTACAAAGGATTTATAGCGAATGGCTAAAGAAGATAGCATTGAAATGCAAGGCACTATTTTAGAAACTTTACCTAATACCATGTTCCGCGTTGAGCTTGAAAATGGTCACGTGGTAACGGCACACATTTCAGGCAAAATGCGCAAAAACTACATCCGTATTTTAACTGGCGATAAAGTAACAGTAGAAATGACACCATATGATTTAAGTAAAGGTCGTATCGTGTTCCGTGCGCGTTAATTGGCGTTTTGAACAAATACAAAAGTCCCGAAATAAGCCGTTTCGGGATTTTTTGTTTTATTGAAATGAGAATAATTTCTTACGTAAATCATCCGCATCGTGACAGGCTTTAATGTGCGCAAAAAGTGCGGTCGCATTTTCGTATTCTTTTTTAAGATAATGTAGCCACTGTTTAATTCGAGCAACGTGATAAAAGCCACTATCGTGAATATTTTCCATTTGAGCATATTTACGCAGTATGTTCATCACATCATGCCAATCCATTTGGGGCACATTGTGTTTGATCACTAAACTTAAATTTGGAATATTCAAGGCGCCACGCCCCATCATTAAATCTTCACAGCCAGTCACTTCGCGACATTTTTGACCATCTTTCCAGTGCCAAATTTCGCCGTTAGCAATGACTGGAATGGTTAACTTTGATCGTACTTTGCCGATTTGTTCCCAGTTTATTCGTTCAGCACGATAACCGTCCATTTTGGTACGACCGTGAATAGTAATTTCTGTTGCGCCGCCTTGTTGTACCGCATCCGCAATTTCAAAGGCCTGAGAAATATCATCCCAACCTAACCGCACTTTAACACTCACAGGATGCTTGTGAGGAACGGCTTTTCGCAGAGCAAGTGTCGCTTGATAAATCAATTCAGGATCTTTCAATAAACTGGCACCACCGTGGCTGCCGTTAACCGTTTTAGAAGGACAACCACAGTTTAAATCGATACCATGCGAACCTAATTCAATAGCGCGAACAGCATTTTCCGCAAGCCATTGTGGAAATTGTCCGAGTAATTGAACGCGAACAGGTGTACCTGAGGATGTTAAGCCACCTTGTTGTAATTCAGGGGCTAAACGATAGAAAACTTTGTTAGGAAGAAGTTGATCCACCACGCGAACGAATTCTGAAATACAGAGATCGTAGTCGTTTACTTCAGTGAGAAGTTGGCGTACTAAAGGATCCAGTACGCCTTGCATTGGAGCGAGAATAACGCGCATTACCAACCTTTTGCTTTACAGATTAAGTCGTAAGCCGCTTGAATTTGTTGTGCTTTTTCTTTCGCCATTTCCATCATTTCAGGTGGTAAACCTTTTGAGACTAATTTATCTGGGTGGTTTTCATTCATTAAACGACGGTATGCACGCTTAACGGTTTGTTGATCATCACTTGCGGAAACGCCTAACACTTTATAAGCATCATCCACAGTTGGACCTGATGACTGACGATAGCCACCATATCCGCTTTGTTGCTGATAACTACCTTGCTGATATTGCTGGTACTGTTGATAAGCTTGTTCATAGAAATTGCCACTTGAAAATTGACGGCGAGCCATTTCCATCGTAATCATTTGTTCAAATTGGAATTGTGAAATGCCTAATTCTTCTGCTACTACGCGTAAAATTTCGCGTTCGCTTTCGTGTAAGTGATCATCCGCAAAGGCGGCTTGAAATTGCACGCTTAAAAACATACGTAGCAAATCGGCGCGTTGCCCACAGCCTAAACGGAATTCTCTAATAACTTGGCGGAGTGGAAAGTCCGTATCTTTGCCGCGAGTAAAAGCGTCTTGCGCTAACTTCCGATTAGTCTCGTCAAGATGAAGTTGTTCCATCAAATTATTAGCAAGGGCAATGTCATTTTCCGTAATACGTCCTTTGGCTTTGCTTAAATGTCCTAGCACAGCAAAAGTGGTTTGCATAAAGAGAGATTGACGCGTGAGCTTTTTATGAAAAAATGACGAACTTACACTGCCTAATTCATATAATTTTTTATCCAGCCAATGCCCAACCATCGCCCCTGCGATGCCACCAAATAAACCGCCCCAGCGATAACCGATAAAAAAGCCAATGACCTTACCAATAAAATTCATTCTGCACTCCAACTATAAGTGGGAAAATAGAGATAGTTTAGCCCATTAGATGGGGACGAGAAAGGGAAGTTCAAGAAAAGTGCGGTCAAAATTTTGAAATTTTTAACCGCACTTAAGATTAATTAGGCGTTATCACCAAGTAACACACTTTCTAACGCAATTTCTATCATATCGTTAAAAGTTAATTGGCGTTCTTCTGACGTTGTTTGTTCACCTGTACGGATATGGTCCGAAACTGTGCAGATAGTAAGTGCTTGCGCACCAAATTCTGCCGCCACGCCGTAAATACCTGCAGCTTCCATCTCTACCCCGAGAATACCGTATTTTTCCATCACATCAAACATTTCTACATCTGGAGTGTAGAATAAATCGGCTGAGAATAAATTCCCGACCCGAACAGGGACACCTTTGTTTTTGGCAGCTTGAACGGCAGCTTGAGTTAATTCAAAATCTGCGATAGCAGCAAAATCATTGTCTTTAAAACGCGTGCGATTCACTTTGCTGTCAGTGCACGCGCCTAAACCAATAATCACATCGCGCACGTGAACATCTTGGCGTACGGCACCGCAAGAGCCCACACGAATGATTTTTTTTACACCATATTCGGTGATCAATTCTTTGGCATAGATTGAGCAAGATGGAATACCCATGCCATGTCCCATCACTGAAATACGGCGTCCTTTGTATATGCCGGTATAACCGAACATATTGCGGACGTTGGTGACTTGTTCTGCGTTTTCTAAAAAGGTTTCTGCGATATATTTTGCACGAAGCGGGTCACCTGGCATTAAAACGACATCGGCAAATGCACCTGCTGGCGCGTTGATATGTGGAGTCATAATGTATTCCTTCTATTTAAGATTGTTTATACAAGCTAAACCTGACTTAATGATAGTTAAATAATGGATTTTCCGTATGGCATTGGCGAAAGCTCAAAATATTTTGCAATGGTTTGCCCGATATCGGCAAAAGTCTCCCGTTCTCCTAAAAATTGTGTTGGCACATCTTTTCCATACATCAATACAGGAATGTTTTCGCGTGTATGATCCGTACCTTGCCATGTTGGGTCACAACCATGATCTGCCGTAAAAATTAATAAATCGTCTTCTTGGACTAAGGCGAGTAATTCAGGTAAACGACGGTCAAAATATTCTAAACCTTTGGCATAGCCTGCAACATCACGCCGATGACCGAAATCCGCATCGAAGTTTACAAAGTTCGTGAAAACAAGGCTATTTTCGCCCGCACTTTTGACTTCTTCAAGGGTTTTATCAAATAATTCTTCTAACCCAGTGGCTTTGACTTTTTTACTTATACCAGTATGTGCATAAATATCTGCAATTTTGCCTACGGAAATTACTGTGCCATTTTTTTCTTCGATCAGTTTTTGTAACACGGTTTGTGCCGGTGGTTCAACAGAGTAGTCGCGACGGTTACCTGTACGTTTAAACTCGCCTGCTTTTGTGCCTATAAACGGACGCGCGATAACACGACCAATGTTGTACTCATCGAGTTCAGCGCGAACAAGTTCGCAAAGTGCGTAAAGCTTGTCTAAACCAAAAGTTTCTTCGTGAGCGGCAATCTGGAAAACGGAATCAGCTGAAGTATAGAAAATGGGCAAACCCGTTTTCATATGTTCTTCGCCGAGTTCATCTAAAATAACGGTACCTGATGAATGGCAGTTACCGAGATAACCTTTGATACCCGATTTTTCGACGATACGCGCTAAGAGTGCTTCAGGAAAACTATTTTGTTTTTCAGAAAATAAGCCCCAATCAAATAAAACTGGCACGCCGGCGATTTCCCAGTGTCCAGATGTGGTGTCTTTTCCCGATGAAATTTCTTTAGCAAAGGCATAGCCACCGATTAAGTGCGGTTGATTTTGGAAAGCTTTTGGTAATTCACCACAAGATTGTTGTGCGGCTAAGCCCAAGCCAAGATTTTCAAGATGAGGGAGTTTGAGAGGGGATTGATGTTCTGCAATATGCCCAAGGGTATTGGCACCTTCATCGCCGAATTTTTCCGCATCTTTCGCACCACCAATGCCGAAAGAGTCGAGCATCATAATAAATACACGTTTCATCGTTGTTCCTTACGTTGCGTTATGCAAACGTTTAACATGATTAAATACAACAAAACCACGGATAAACCGTGGTTTTGAATGGGATGAGTATAACATAAACTTAGGCTAAAGCGACACCGCTTAAACCGATAAATAAACCGGCAATCGTCGCGCTCATTAAGTTAGCCAGTGAGCCTGCAATCACTGCTTTTATACCAAGGCGCGCAATATCGCCACGGCGATTCGGCGCCATTCCGCCTAAGCCACCGATAAGTACTGCAATTGAACTAAAGTTTGCGAAACCGCAAAGTGCAAAGGTAATAATGGCTTTGGTTTTGTCTGTTAATTGCACCGCACTTTCAGGACTTAAGTATTTTGAAAATTCAAAATAACCCACAAATTCGTTGATTGCCAATTTAGTGCCGATCATTTGTCCCGCAATACTAGCTTCTTCCCATGGTACGCCAATTACCCAAGCTAGTGGTTTGAAAATCCAGCTGAAAATCATACCCAGCGAAAGTTCAGGCATATCAAACCATCCACCAATACCACTTAAAATCCCATTTAATAATGCAATTAATGCAACGAATGCGATCATCATTGCCCCAACATTTAATGCTAATTGTAAACCTGATGAAGCCCCCGCTGCCGCGGCATCCAGTATATTCGATGGTTGTTCGAGTTCTACTTTGGTCATATCATCATTAAATTGTTCTGTTTGTGGCACAAGAATTTTGGCAAAGAGTAAACCGGCGGGAGCAGCCATAAAGGACGCGGCGATTAAGTAAGTCAATGGCACGCCCATTCCTGCATAGCCGGCAAGAACAGAGCCCGCAATTGATGCTAAACCACCAGCCATCACTGCGAATAATTCGGATTCAGTCATTTTGCTGATGTAAGGTTTAACTACTAGCGGGGCTTCTGTTTGCCCGACGAAAATGTTCGCTGCCGCAGACATCGATTCTGCTTTTGATGTGCCAAGTAGTTTTTGTAAACCGCCACCGATAATGCGGATAACCCATTGCATCACGCCGATGTAGTAAAGAAGGGAAATTAACGCAGAGAAAAAGACGATAGCAGGTAAAACACGAACGGCAAAAATAAAACCATCTCCACCCATCACTTCAAAAATTTTATCGCTTGCTAAACCGCCAAAGACAAATTTAGTCCCTTCAGCACCGTAGTTTAAAATACTTTGTACGCCATCCGCTAACCATTGCAGTGCTGAGCGACCAACAGGCACATATAAAATCAATGCACCAAAAAGAAGTTGAATTGCAAACGCACCTAATACAGTTCGATAATTAATTGCTTTGCGATTACTTGATAATAAAAAGGCGATTGCCAGTAATACAACAATGCCGAGAATACTAATGAATATTTCCATGATAAGCCCTTTTAGATTTTAAGCGCGGCGGATTCTACTCTTTTTTAGCTGATTTGGCTATAAGTTATAGCCAGACTGCAGTTTTGTTTTAAGCAATCTTTCGGTATCATTAATAACAAATCTACACAAAAGGATATTTATGTCAAAATATGCTGTTTTACCGAAAACACCTTGGACAGCCGCGTCGCTATGGTCATTTGAACCACGTTCGTTGGCTGTGTTAATTTTGACATTCATCTTTGTGGGTATCGGTGAAGGATTGTTATTGTTGTCTAATTTAGGTTCTGCCCCTTGGACAATTTTATCACAAGGACTTGCATTACAAACGGGCGTTAGCGTAGGTTGGATGTCTTTTTGTATTAGTCTCGTTGTGATGTTATTATGGTTCCCATTGCGATTGCGTCCGGGCATTGGCACTATTTTGAATGTGGCGGTTATTGCTCTTTTCTTAGGTATTACAGTAAAAATAGCCCCAATCCCCACCGCACTTTGGCTACGTTGGACTTATGCGCTTATTGGTATTTTATGCTTTGGTATCGGTACGGCGTTTTATTTAACTTGTCATCAAGGCGCAGGGCCACGCGATGGATTAATGGTTGGAATTTGCCAACGATTTCATTGGAAAGTTGGAGTTGTGCGTACAAGTATTGAAGTTTTAGTTTGTCTATTGGGCTTTTTGTTAGGCGGAACCTTTGGCTTTGGTACGATTGTTTTTGCACTTTCTATTGGTTGGGTGGTGCAGTTGACTTTGAAATTCATTCGTAAGGTGTTAGCGATTAATCATAACTATCTCATTTAATCTATCAAATCGTGTGCTTGCACACTTGATCATTCATTTTTCAAAACACTTTCTAAATTAACCGCACTTTATACTTGAAATTGTTCGATGTACTACTATAATAGTGCAAAACAATTTTAAGGATTTATTATGAACGAAAAACAACCTTCTTTACTTGGTGGTGTCATGATCATTGCAGGTGGCACTATTGGTGCAGGTATGCTTGCCAATCCCATTTCGACTTCGGGTGTATGGTTTATTGGCTCTATTTTAATCTTAATCTATACTTGGTTCTGTATGATGTCATCAGGTTTAATGCTACTTGAAGCCAATTTACATTATCCAACAGGCGCGAGTTTCGACACCATTGTAAAAGATTTGCTGGGTAAGGGCTGGAACGCTTTAAATGGTTTGTCGCTTGCATTTGTACTTTATATATTAACTTACGCTTATATTACCTCTGGCGGCGGTATTACCGAAGGTTTTGTCAATCAATTATTGAGTTCTCCCGAAAGTGCGGTGGAAATTGGGCGCACTTCTGGTTCATTAATTTTTGCTATTCTCTTGGCTGCATTTGTATGGTTTTCTACCAAAGCCGTGGATCGCTTTAGCACAGTGTTAATCGCGGGTATGGTTATTTCTTTTGTGTTATCTATTAGCGGACTTGTGTCATCTGTAAAATC from the [Actinobacillus] rossii genome contains:
- the mreB gene encoding rod shape-determining protein MreB, encoding MLFKKIRGLFSNDLSIDLGTANTLIYVKGQGIVLDEPSVVAIRQGRNGNKTIAAVGKDAKMMLGRTSKNITAIRPMKDGVIADFSVTEKMLQHFIKQVHSGNFLRPSPRVVICVPAGATQVERRAIKESAFGAGAREVHLIVEPMAAAIGAKLPVSTPTGSMVIDIGGGTTEIAVIALNGVAYSSSVRIGGDKFDEAIIAYVRRTFGSLIGEATAEHIKQEIGTAYIQDDEEIREMEVYGSNLAEGVPRAFKLTSRDILEAIQQPLEGIITAMRTALEECKPEHAADIYEHGMVLTGGGALLRNIDILLAKESGVPVVIAEDPLTCVARGGGETLEMIDQYGSDIFSDD
- the torZ gene encoding molybdopterin guanine dinucleotide-containing S/N-oxide reductase is translated as MSEKINAKRREFLKNSSLGVAGVTLTGGSLTSTFAKAESAVDSKTVVTAAHWGPLGVVVENGKVVKSGPAIEPSVVNELQSVVADQLYSEARIKYPMVRKGYLEGNSDRTLRGRDEWVRVSWDQALDLVANEMKRVREKHGPSGIFAGSYGWYSSGALHAARTLLHRYLNVTGGFVGTKGDYSTGAAQVIMPHVLGTIEVYEQQTSWEVILENTDTIVLWGANPITTMRIAWTSTDQKGIEYFKKFKDTGKRIICIDPVRSETCEFLGAEWVPINTATDVPLMLGIAHELVRQNKHDKAFLKKYTSGYAKFEDYLLGKTDGQPKTAEWASKICGVPVEIIQTLANDFSSKRTMLMGGWGMQRQRHGEQTHWMLVTLASMLGQIGLPGGGFGLSYHYSNGGVPTVKGGVLGSITATPSVSAGEKTWLDETSKFSFPVARLTDALLHPGKTIKYNGTEITYPEIKVIYWAGGNPYSHHQDTNQMVKAWQKPDTIIVNDVNWTATARMADVVLPATTSYERNDLTMSGDYSMMNIYPMKQVVPPQFEARSDYDIFAELAKRAGVEEQFTEGKTEMQWLKEFYQVAFTAARNNRVVMPKFEQFWEENKPLTFEATEPAKQWVRYEQFRNDPLLNPLGTPSGKIEIYSDVVAKMNYDDCKGYPSWMEPEEFAGNVTEEYPLALVTPHPYYRLHSQLAHTSLRQKYAVNDREPVLIHTEDAKTRGIVNGDIVRIESPRGQVLAGAVVTDGIIKGTIALHEGAWYDPLDLGVSEKPLCKNGCPNVLTRDEGTSKLAQGNSPNTCIVQVEKFQGEAPRVTVFEQPKHSA
- the torY gene encoding cytochrome c-type protein TorY, whose translation is MSSRLSFNYNELTLFIVFLHAIGLWEKIMSKQKLPIVGSLVLVVLGAVALWGGQQVLKATNSPEFCVSCHSMEHPRAEWEGSSHFSNAKGVRAECADCHVPQDGTHYLKAKVTALKDIWYTMTNKLPDKAAYEAHRAEMAQRVWDEMKENDSMTCRSCHSLDAMELSAQTALAQQSHTNAKANGQTCIDCHKGLVHFLPETTDNAAGANELAKYSGQFATIDKTLYTLAISTAQVIKGGEARLMPFAELNNWKENNEKISATIQGWQQVGAESLVYMDLGKRITVAVLDEDAKANVTTVKTVHDEVTDSDWKQIAFDVNLAKADISADLNALNVFGQNLNQTHCSGCHAPINADHYTANQWIGVVNSMKDRTSMTDDQVRALTIYLQRNAKDMK
- the infA gene encoding translation initiation factor IF-1 — translated: MAKEDSIEMQGTILETLPNTMFRVELENGHVVTAHISGKMRKNYIRILTGDKVTVEMTPYDLSKGRIVFRAR
- the dus_2 gene encoding dihydrouridine synthase DuS, whose amino-acid sequence is MRVILAPMQGVLDPLVRQLLTEVNDYDLCISEFVRVVDQLLPNKVFYRLAPELQQGGLTSSGTPVRVQLLGQFPQWLAENAVRAIELGSHGIDLNCGCPSKTVNGSHGGASLLKDPELIYQATLALRKAVPHKHPVSVKVRLGWDDISQAFEIADAVQQGGATEITIHGRTKMDGYRAERINWEQIGKVRSKLTIPVIANGEIWHWKDGQKCREVTGCEDLMMGRGALNIPNLSLVIKHNVPQMDWHDVMNILRKYAQMENIHDSGFYHVARIKQWLHYLKKEYENATALFAHIKACHDADDLRKKLFSFQ
- the djlA gene encoding Dna-J like membrane chaperone protein gives rise to the protein MNFIGKVIGFFIGYRWGGLFGGIAGAMVGHWLDKKLYELGSVSSSFFHKKLTRQSLFMQTTFAVLGHLSKAKGRITENDIALANNLMEQLHLDETNRKLAQDAFTRGKDTDFPLRQVIREFRLGCGQRADLLRMFLSVQFQAAFADDHLHESEREILRVVAEELGISQFQFEQMITMEMARRQFSSGNFYEQAYQQYQQYQQGSYQQQSGYGGYRQSSGPTVDDAYKVLGVSASDDQQTVKRAYRRLMNENHPDKLVSKGLPPEMMEMAKEKAQQIQAAYDLICKAKGW
- the deoD gene encoding purine nucleoside phosphorylase; its protein translation is MTPHINAPAGAFADVVLMPGDPLRAKYIAETFLENAEQVTNVRNMFGYTGIYKGRRISVMGHGMGIPSCSIYAKELITEYGVKKIIRVGSCGAVRQDVHVRDVIIGLGACTDSKVNRTRFKDNDFAAIADFELTQAAVQAAKNKGVPVRVGNLFSADLFYTPDVEMFDVMEKYGILGVEMEAAGIYGVAAEFGAQALTICTVSDHIRTGEQTTSEERQLTFNDMIEIALESVLLGDNA
- the deoB gene encoding phosphopentomutase, with the translated sequence MKRVFIMMLDSFGIGGAKDAEKFGDEGANTLGHIAEHQSPLKLPHLENLGLGLAAQQSCGELPKAFQNQPHLIGGYAFAKEISSGKDTTSGHWEIAGVPVLFDWGLFSEKQNSFPEALLARIVEKSGIKGYLGNCHSSGTVILDELGEEHMKTGLPIFYTSADSVFQIAAHEETFGLDKLYALCELVRAELDEYNIGRVIARPFIGTKAGEFKRTGNRRDYSVEPPAQTVLQKLIEEKNGTVISVGKIADIYAHTGISKKVKATGLEELFDKTLEEVKSAGENSLVFTNFVNFDADFGHRRDVAGYAKGLEYFDRRLPELLALVQEDDLLIFTADHGCDPTWQGTDHTRENIPVLMYGKDVPTQFLGERETFADIGQTIAKYFELSPMPYGKSII